CGCAGTCTGTTGCCGGTAGGCGTGACGCGGGCCGAGGGGCGCTTTCGCCGCGGCGAGATGGTGACCTGCCTGGATCCGACGAACCGGGAAATCGCTCGCGGGCTCGTCAACTACGACGCGGCGGCAGTCAATCACATCGCAGGCCAGCCCACCGGTCGCATCGAATCACTGCTCGGCTATCTCGCCGAACCGGAGCTCATCCACCGGGACAATCTGGTGCTGACCGACCCGGTCCCGCCCGGCGACGACTAGCCGAGCTGCCGGATCTGCTGAGCGAGCCGGCTTTTGTGGCGTGCGGCCTTGTTCTTGTGGATGACGCCCCGCGTTGCCATGCGGTCGAGGACCGGAACGGCGGCGGCATAGGCGGCTTCGGCGGCGGCTTTGTCACCCTTTGCAACGGCGGCCGTTACCTGTTTGAGCTTGCCGCGCATCATCGAACGGCGGGCCTGATTGTGACGGCGCTGCTGCTCGGCC
The Spiribacter vilamensis DNA segment above includes these coding regions:
- the rpsT gene encoding 30S ribosomal protein S20, which codes for MANIASARKRARQAEQQRRHNQARRSMMRGKLKQVTAAVAKGDKAAAEAAYAAAVPVLDRMATRGVIHKNKAARHKSRLAQQIRQLG